A window from Montipora capricornis isolate CH-2021 chromosome 7, ASM3666992v2, whole genome shotgun sequence encodes these proteins:
- the LOC138055848 gene encoding uncharacterized protein, translating into MDGLLKEITNLKPIKSDSTSLSRYAATILGFVNNMEQIGCAVTNAKEAPFVMSQLLSKLDAKDNIEFGREMHRIEKEENVLNLLDWLNSEASLRSRVRKDADYHDNSGEHRILRKFENRAMNSETSDDDLCPLGCEAKHLLAACPKYQRSTIDQRWEIVKQNNRCRKCLRKHHTNVCKKPDGTTCDKCTRRHHRTLHNEQFLPANSSLNPQAAPYANSMQGASNHSMQGTSNVPGHWAETQASTLNIQQARNVPGQCPVQKVKIKDKDGNLVETLAMLDSGSNTSFISKNVTKKLGLSGPKVHLTMNLAGGQKKSEESELVNITVVAISEETIQKPMQVYAINKPCSSAKTVSRRIVNSYPHLEAISNELYLSGGSIGLLIGTDFPDAFVDIHVISGSPGEPIAKRNCFGWYVMGQFSSQGDESFAIRTVDVGTVSALEDMTKLLVQDTLGVKPTVFCTCKDNELKENKFIKSIADSTEIVDGRIQVRMPWSEDGPPKESNYDVAYQRMLSSEKTFKRKNCIEDVQVEIQKLLEQEFIVEIKQVDHNVPEWYLPMQAVLTPDRTTKLRLVYDASAKGQNGKSLNDHLEKGPNYINSLPNVLIAWRFDQVAYSGDMRKMFNQVRIHPDDQVFHRFLWRTNESEQPRVYQWVRLNFGDKPAPDIAAAAIKTLAKASEAQHSEGAKELCTHVYVDDIGGSRENEARCKKVTSEIDAILSTGQFQVKAWHSNNKNVNQSDEERPDFLGHKWVKVLDKISFKKSEIVADLTNLSKRGCLASVAQMWDPMGLVVPCTIELRIDLQELWSAGYSWDEILPEEIRTKWIRNIQILNQLLAYEFDRKLKPDNAVGLPEIHGFCDGGEKAYGAVVFLRWKLANSNYFCVPLMVKAFVAPLKKKSIPRLELMGCLTLSRLYSTCKEALEFAELSDAKTVFWMDSQTVLAWIKTPPKRFKPFVSVRVAEIQETLDTQAFKYIKSDVNPADVLTRGVPPEEVKTWMEGPPFLQRPEEEWPTFKENSKSVDEESLKEIKSNNEKTTKWKEPTQCTVSSEESTNIRQPTDNPILQHLMKTCSTFTKARKTLAYVLRFITNARKKENNTSPISPEELRESELQMFKWCQETININTADQKLMSKPDEQGLLRAYGRLENIRSLPNEMRNPIVLPKGHQMVDLLLKHLHAKRVHCGFKSLIYESRKRFWIVGVRKMAKQVTSKCVTCKKLRRKPMGQLMGQLPKLRVAAGFPAFSSTALDMFGPFQVKVGRKTLKEAHVIIFTCMTTRAIHLELVTDKSTDTFLMAFRRFASLRGHPINCWSDCGTNFVGAQQYLREVMQGWDIPRIRSVLSNEFSCTFKWEWNVPRASHQNGVVESLIKSVRQALDATSKNQSFTEEQWRTHLAEVTYLVNSRPLYPSSDGIWESPPVTPNDLLIGHHFPPPAPEQEERVNPRHLMRSTEKRVQEFWRCWIKYFAPNLLPRNKWYRPRENLQEGDLVLEMEPTPRRTWKLGLVLLTYPGADGLVRKARIKTATSVYDRPIHKLCLIATKEELSNET; encoded by the coding sequence atggatGGGCTGTTAAAAGAAATTACCAATCTTAAACCAATAAAGAGTGATTCAACTTCACTTTCTCGCTACGCCGCAACGATTCTTGGATTCGTTAACAATATGGAACAAATTGGTTGTGCGGTGACAAATGCCAAAGAAGCACCCTTTGTCATGTCTCAGCTACTTTCAAAATTAGACGCAAAAGACAACATCGAATTCGGCCGTGAAATGCACCGCATTGAAAAGGAGGAAAATGTTCTGAACTTGTTAGATTGGTTGAACAGTGAAGCAAGCTTGCGATCTCGTGTCAGAAAGGATGCCGATTACCATGACAACTCAGGTGAACACCGAATTctgcgaaaatttgaaaatcgtGCCATGAACAGTGAAACGTCCGATGATGATTTGTGCCCACTGGGCTGCGAAGCAAAACACCTTCTTGCCGCATGTCCAAAATATCAACGATCGACAATCGATCAGCGATGGGAGatagtaaaacaaaacaaccgttGCCGAAAGTGCCTACGAAAACACCATACAAACGTTTGTAAAAAACCAGACGGAACGACGTGCGACAAATGCACAAGAAGACATCATCGCACTCTTCACAATGAGCAATTTCTTCCAGCTAATTCCAGTTTGAATCCTCAAGCCGCGCCATATGCAAACTCCATGCAAGGTGCCAGTAACCACAGCATGCAGGGAACAAGTAATGTCCCGGGTCATTGGGCAGAAACACAAGCCAGTACCCTCAACATTCAACAAGCGAGGAACGTCCCCGGACAATGTCCTGTTCAGAAGGTTAAGATCAAAGACAAGGACGGAAACTTGGTCGAAACCCTCGCGATGTTAGATAGTGGTTCCAACACGAGCTTCATTTCAAAGAATGTAACTAAGAAACTAGGTTTAAGTGGCCCTAAAGTACACCTAACCATGAATCTGGCTGGAGGACAGAAgaagtcggaagaatcagagtTAGTTAACATTACCGTAGTAGCCATCTCAGAAGAAACCATTCAGAAGCCTATGCAAGTTTACGCAATAAATAAACCGTGCAGTTCAGCCAAAACAGTATCAAGAAGGATTGTAAATAGCTATCCACACCTAGAAGCAATCTCGAATGAACTCTATTTATCTGGTGGATCAATAGGCTTGTTGATCGGGACAGATTTTCCTGATGCTTTTGTTGACATTCACGTTATCTCCGGAAGCCCAGGAGAACCAATAGCAAAGAGAAATTGTTTTGGATGGTATGTCATGGGCCAATTTTCCAGTCAAGGAGACGAATCTTTTGCGATCAGAACAGTTGACGTAGGAACTGTCAGTGCATTGGAAGACATGACAAAACTCCTTGTACAAGACACGCTAGGAGTCAAACCGACAGTGTTTTGCACGTGTAAAGACAACgagttaaaagaaaacaagtttaTCAAGTCAATTGCAGATTCAACTGAAATCGTCGATGGGAGAATCCAGGTACGAATGCCATGGTCAGAAGACGGACCCCCAAAGGAGAGCAATTACGATGTTGCGTACCAGCGAATGTTGTCCTCAGAGAAAACCTTCAAGAGAAAGAACTGTATCGAGGACGTACAAGTCGAAATTCAGAAGCTGCTCGAACAAGAGTTTATCGTAGAAATCAAACAGGTCGACCATAACGTTCCAGAATGGTATCTTCCTATGCAGGCTGTTTTAACCCCAGATAGAACCACCAAACTTCGTTTAGTCTACGATGCATCCGCAAAGGGGCAAAATGGAAAGTCCTTAAACGATCATCTAGAAAAAGGGCCGAACTATATTAACAGTTTACCTAACGTTCTCATTGCTTGGCGCTTCGATCAAGTTGCATATTCCGGAGACATGCGCAAGATGTTTAATCAAGTTCGGATCCACCCAGATGATCAAGTATTCCACAGATTCCTATGGAGAACAAACGAAAGTGAACAACCCCGAGTGTATCAGTGGGTCAGATTAAATTTCGGAGACAAACCCGCACCCGATATTGCAGCTGCAGCAATCAAGACCTTGGCCAAAGCATCAGAAGCGCAGCATTCAGAAGGGGCTAAAGAGCTCTGCACGCATGTCTACGTGGACGATATTGGCGGTTCCAGAGAGAACGAAGCAAGATGCAAGAAAGTTACAAGTGAAATCGACGCCATACTTTCAACTGGACAATTTCAAGTCAAAGCATGGCACTCCAACAACAAGAACGTTAACCAGTCAGACGAGGAACGTCCAGATTTTCTTGGCCATAAATGGGTAAAAGTTCTGGACAAGATTTCCTTTAAGAAGAGCGAAATTGTAGCAGACTTGACAAACCTTTCAAAAAGGGGATGTCTGGCCAGCGTCGCACAAATGTGGGATCCCATGGGGCTCGTAGTACCATGCACCATTGAATTGAGAATTGATCTCCAAGAATTGTGGAGTGCAGGGTATTCGTGGGACGAAATTCTTCCCGAAGAGATTCGTACGAAGTGGATAAGAAACATTCAAATCCTCAATCAGCTTCTCGCATACGAGTTCGACAGAAAGTTGAAGCCTGATAACGCAGTGGGTTTACCTGAAATCCACGGGTTTTGCGACGGAGGAGAGAAGGCGTACGGGGCCGTCGTGTTCCTCAGATGGAAGCTTGCGAACAGCAATTACTTCTGTGTCCCGCTCATGGTGAAGGCGTTCGTTGCACCTCTAAAGAAGAAATCCATTCCGCGATTGGAATTAATGGGATGTCTTACGCTCTCCAGATTGTACAGCACTTGCAAAGAAGCACTAGAATTTGCCGAGTTGTCTGACGCCAAGACAGTATTTTGGATGGATTCACAAACCGTATTAGCCTGGATTAAAACGCCTCCCAAAAGATTCAAGCCGTTTGTCTCGGTGAGAGTTGCTGAGATTCAGGAAACTCTTGACACTCAAGCATTCAAGTACATCAAATCTGATGTTAACCCAGCAGACGTCTTGACGAGAGGAGTACCACCAGAGGAGGTAAAAACTTGGATGGAGGGTCCTCCATTTCTGCAGCGCCCCGAAGAAGAGTGGCCTACgttcaaagaaaattcaaagagtgTCGACGAAGAATCGTTGAAAGAAATCAAGTCCAACAATGAGAAGACGACCAAGTGGAAAGAACCAACACAATGTACAGTTTCTTCAGAAGAATCAACAAACATCAGACAACCGACTGATAACCCTATCCTGCAACATTTAATGAAGACCTGCTCAACGTTCACTAAAGCTAGAAAGACCCTGGCCTATGTCCTGAGATTCATTACCAAcgctagaaagaaagaaaacaacacgaGCCCAATTTCACCAGAGGAATTGAGAGAATCCGAACTACAGATGTTCAAATGGTGTCAAGAGACAATCAACATAAACACTGCAGACCAAAAGCTGATGTCAAAACCAGATGAACAAGGATTGTTACGCGCATATGGAAGACTAGAAAACATCAGGTCATTGCCAAATGAGATGCGAAATCCTATCGTTTTACCAAAAGGGCACCAAATGGTAGATCTACTCCTTAAACATCTCCATGCAAAACGAGTACATTGTGGATTCAAAAGCCTCATTTATGAATCGAGGAAACGCTTCTGGATCGTGGGAGTCCGTAAAATGGCCAAGCAAGTGACCAGTAAATGTGTTACGTGTAAGAAGCTACGACGAAAGCCCATGGGGCAATTGATGGGCCAACTCCCCAAACTACGAGTCGCAGCAGGATTTCCTGCATTCAGCAGCACAGCGTTAGACATGTTCGGACCTTTCCAAGTTAAAGTCGGACGTAAGACTCTAAAGGAAGCACACGTGATAATATTTACTTGCATGACAACTAGAGCAATCCATTTAGAACTTGTAACCGACAAGAGTACCGACACATTTCTCATGGCATTTCGTCGATTTGCGTCGCTCAGAGGCCACCCTATTAACTGTTGGTCAGATTGCGGAACGAACTTTGTTGGAGCACAACAATACTTAAGGGAAGTAATGCAAGGTTGGGATATCCCCAGAATTCGGAGTGTcttgtcaaatgaattttcATGCACATTCAAGTGGGAATGGAACGTACCTCGTGCAAGCCATCAGAATGGAGTAGTCGAAAGTCTTATTAAATCCGTGAGACAAGCATTGGACGCCACTTCCAAGAATCAGTCATTCACGGAGGAACAGTGGAGAACACATCTTGCAGAAGTGACATATTTGGTAAACAGCCGACCTCTTTATCCCAGTTCAGACGGAATCTGGGAAAGCCCTCCTGTCACTCCAAACGACCTTCTTATTGGCCACCATTTTCCGCCTCCTGCTCCAGAACAAGAAGAGAGAGTGAATCCGCGGCATCTCATGCGAAGCACTGAAAAACGGGTTCAAGAATTCTGGAGGTGTTGGATAAAATATTTCGCGCCAAATTTATTGCCCAGAAACAAATGGTATAGACCGAGAGAAAACCTCCAAGAGGGAGATTTGGTGTTAGAAATGGAACCAACTCCAAGAAGAACATGGAAGCTTGGACTGGTACTTCTTACGTATCCGGGAGCAGATGGTCTTGTGAGAAAAGCTAGAATTAAAACTGCAACTTCAGTTTATGATCGACCGATtcacaaactttgtttaattgctACAAAGGAAGAACTGAGTAATGAAACATAA